One region of Polaribacter pectinis genomic DNA includes:
- a CDS encoding M20/M25/M40 family metallo-hydrolase, with protein MKTKFLLLTLFTTIFIGCNSPKNNQFDKDMLLESIKILSHDSLEGRGFSKAGNYKAQKFIAKRFEEISLEKMFDDSYIQEFPYTFSGKRRLRMFPIAGIEKDAENISDTTVIGGNVIGKISGKIDKTIVITGHLDHLGVKNGEIYNGADDDASGTAALFAIASYFKKNKPKHTLVFAAVDAEEIGSLGADYFLKNYTDKQNIVLNINMDMIAHNDSLQLYASGLHHYPQLKEPLQNIESPITLLFGHDNPTDKSKDDWTFSSDHRIFHKEKIPFIYFGVEDHKDYHKATDTFENINQDFYVDAVKLIIKAIENYDSFLE; from the coding sequence ATGAAAACTAAATTCTTGTTACTAACTTTATTTACAACCATATTTATTGGCTGTAATTCACCTAAAAACAATCAATTTGATAAAGATATGCTTTTAGAAAGCATTAAAATCTTATCTCACGATTCTTTGGAAGGAAGAGGTTTCTCTAAAGCTGGAAATTACAAAGCTCAAAAATTTATCGCTAAAAGATTCGAAGAAATAAGTTTAGAAAAAATGTTTGACGATTCTTACATTCAAGAGTTTCCTTATACATTTTCAGGTAAAAGAAGATTGAGAATGTTTCCAATAGCTGGAATTGAAAAAGATGCAGAAAACATTTCTGACACAACAGTTATTGGTGGAAATGTAATTGGAAAAATTTCTGGAAAAATTGACAAAACAATAGTAATTACTGGGCATTTAGATCATTTAGGCGTTAAAAATGGAGAAATTTACAATGGCGCAGATGACGATGCTTCTGGAACTGCTGCTTTGTTTGCAATTGCTTCTTATTTCAAAAAAAACAAACCAAAACATACGTTGGTTTTTGCTGCTGTAGATGCTGAAGAAATTGGTTCTTTAGGTGCAGATTATTTCTTAAAAAACTATACTGACAAACAAAATATCGTTTTAAATATTAATATGGATATGATAGCTCATAACGATTCTTTGCAATTATATGCATCTGGTTTGCATCATTATCCGCAGTTGAAAGAACCGCTTCAAAATATAGAATCTCCAATAACTTTGTTGTTCGGACATGACAACCCTACTGATAAATCAAAAGACGATTGGACGTTTTCTTCTGATCACAGAATTTTTCATAAAGAGAAAATTCCGTTTATTTATTTTGGTGTAGAAGACCATAAAGATTATCATAAAGCAACTGATACTTTTGAAAACATCAACCAAGATTTTTATGTAGATGCTGTAAAATTGATTATTAAAGCGATTGAAAATTAT
- a CDS encoding mechanosensitive ion channel family protein, with protein MLSLFIQETPKDQKGELDVNTQSIIEKLDTWLDGFIKNIPNILVAILVFIAFIYIARFFGRTVKKLLKKRGRDNFGEILGSFTKWVLLIVGVMLSLTIMSPNLSPADLIAGLGVSSVAIGFAFKDILQNWLAGILILMRRPFEIGDQIVVNGFEGTVERIETRATIIRQYNGKRIVVPNSEIYTNSVKVITANDLIRSQYDIGLGYDQDREKAMQILKETIENTEGVSSEKPVDVLPWDQADSWLTIRVRWWTNSDRPDVVKAFSKVILNTQNAMDEAGIDLPFPTQIEIKNAHNFEELKEKANNSKENKEEKKEE; from the coding sequence ATGTTATCATTATTTATACAAGAAACACCTAAAGATCAAAAAGGAGAATTAGATGTTAACACACAAAGTATTATAGAAAAATTAGACACTTGGTTGGATGGTTTTATAAAAAACATTCCAAATATATTAGTCGCAATTTTAGTCTTTATTGCTTTTATTTATATCGCTCGTTTCTTTGGAAGAACTGTGAAAAAACTTCTAAAAAAGAGAGGAAGAGACAATTTCGGAGAAATTTTAGGAAGTTTTACCAAATGGGTTTTATTAATAGTTGGTGTAATGCTATCATTAACGATAATGTCTCCTAATTTAAGTCCGGCTGATTTAATTGCTGGTTTGGGTGTAAGTTCTGTAGCCATTGGTTTTGCATTTAAAGACATTTTACAAAACTGGTTAGCTGGTATATTAATTTTGATGAGAAGGCCTTTTGAAATTGGCGACCAAATTGTTGTAAATGGTTTTGAAGGAACTGTAGAACGAATTGAAACGAGAGCGACAATAATCAGACAATACAATGGAAAGAGAATTGTTGTTCCTAATAGTGAAATCTATACAAATTCTGTTAAAGTAATTACTGCTAACGATTTAATTCGTTCGCAATATGATATTGGTTTAGGTTATGACCAAGACAGAGAAAAAGCTATGCAAATTTTAAAAGAAACTATTGAAAACACAGAAGGTGTAAGTAGTGAAAAACCAGTAGATGTGTTACCTTGGGATCAAGCAGATAGTTGGTTGACAATTAGAGTTCGATGGTGGACAAATAGTGACAGACCAGATGTTGTTAAAGCGTTTTCTAAAGTTATTTTAAATACACAAAATGCGATGGATGAAGCAGGAATAGATTTACCTTTCCCAACTCAAATTGAAATTAAAAATGCACATAATTTTGAAGAATTAAAAGAAAAGGCAAATAATTCTAAAGAAAATAAAGAAGAGAAAAAAGAAGAATAA
- a CDS encoding acyl-CoA dehydrogenase family protein: MAELLRGGQFLVKETNCEDVFTPEDFTEEQQMMKEAVMEFNDREIIPHKARFEAKDYALTEDVMRKAGELGFLGVAVPEEFGGLGMGFVSTMLTCDYISSGTGSFSTAFGAHTGIGTMPITLYGTQEQKEKYVPKLATGEWFGAYCLTEPGAGSDANSGKTTAELSADGKSYKINGQKMWISNAGFCRLMIVFARIEGDKNITGFIVEYDKDNANGITLGEEEHKLGIRASSTRQVFFNDTVVPVENMLAGRGEGFKIAMNALNVGRIKLAAACLDSQRRVVTHAVKYATERKQFKTPIADFGAIKVKLAEMTTDAYVGESASYRAAKNIEDRIAMRVEAGNTHQEAELKGVEEYAIECSILKVAVSEDVQNCADEGIQIFGGMGFSEETPMESAWRDARIARIYEGTNEINRMLSVGMLIKKAMKGHVDLLGPATKVQEDLMGIPSFETPDFSELFSEEKHMISKLKKTFLMVAGSALQKYGADMEKHQQLLIAAADILIEIYMAESAILRTEKNAKRFGEDSQSVQIAMSKLYLYHAVDKIEEKGKESIISFAEGDEQRMLLMGLKRFTKYANYPDIVDLRNEIAEKVKAENKYCF, encoded by the coding sequence ATGGCAGAATTATTAAGAGGAGGACAATTCCTAGTGAAAGAAACTAATTGTGAAGACGTTTTTACTCCAGAAGATTTTACAGAAGAGCAGCAAATGATGAAAGAAGCTGTTATGGAATTTAATGACAGAGAAATCATTCCTCATAAAGCTCGTTTTGAAGCTAAAGATTATGCATTAACAGAAGATGTAATGCGTAAAGCTGGAGAATTAGGTTTTTTAGGTGTTGCTGTACCTGAAGAATTTGGTGGATTAGGAATGGGATTTGTTTCTACAATGTTAACTTGTGATTATATTTCAAGTGGAACAGGTTCTTTTAGTACTGCTTTTGGTGCTCATACAGGAATTGGAACAATGCCAATTACTTTATATGGAACACAAGAACAAAAAGAAAAATATGTTCCTAAATTAGCAACAGGAGAATGGTTTGGAGCGTATTGTTTAACAGAACCTGGAGCTGGTTCTGATGCCAATTCAGGAAAAACAACTGCTGAATTATCTGCTGATGGAAAATCATACAAGATTAATGGACAAAAAATGTGGATTTCTAACGCAGGTTTTTGTCGTTTAATGATTGTTTTTGCACGTATTGAAGGTGATAAAAACATTACTGGTTTTATTGTAGAATATGATAAAGACAATGCAAACGGAATTACTTTAGGTGAAGAAGAGCACAAATTAGGAATTAGAGCTTCATCTACAAGACAAGTATTTTTTAATGATACTGTCGTTCCTGTAGAAAATATGTTAGCTGGTCGTGGTGAAGGTTTTAAAATTGCCATGAATGCTTTAAATGTTGGTCGTATTAAATTAGCTGCGGCTTGTTTAGATTCTCAAAGAAGAGTTGTTACTCATGCAGTAAAATATGCTACAGAACGTAAACAATTTAAAACTCCTATTGCAGATTTTGGTGCAATTAAAGTAAAGTTAGCAGAAATGACAACTGATGCTTATGTTGGTGAATCTGCTTCTTATAGAGCTGCAAAAAATATCGAAGATAGAATTGCAATGAGAGTTGAAGCTGGAAACACGCATCAAGAAGCAGAGTTAAAAGGTGTTGAGGAATATGCAATTGAATGTTCTATTTTAAAAGTTGCCGTTTCTGAAGATGTACAAAATTGTGCAGATGAAGGAATTCAAATTTTTGGTGGAATGGGATTCTCTGAAGAAACTCCTATGGAATCTGCTTGGAGAGATGCTAGAATTGCTCGTATTTACGAAGGAACAAACGAAATTAATAGAATGCTTTCTGTAGGAATGTTAATCAAAAAAGCCATGAAAGGTCATGTTGATTTATTAGGTCCTGCAACTAAAGTACAAGAAGATTTAATGGGAATTCCTTCTTTTGAAACTCCAGATTTTTCTGAATTATTTTCTGAAGAAAAACACATGATTTCTAAATTGAAAAAAACGTTCTTAATGGTAGCTGGTTCTGCACTTCAAAAATATGGAGCTGATATGGAAAAGCACCAACAGTTATTAATTGCAGCTGCAGATATCTTAATTGAAATCTATATGGCAGAATCTGCAATTTTAAGAACAGAGAAAAATGCAAAACGTTTTGGAGAAGATTCTCAATCTGTACAAATTGCAATGTCTAAATTATATTTATACCACGCAGTAGATAAGATTGAAGAAAAAGGAAAAGAAAGTATTATTTCTTTTGCTGAAGGTGATGAGCAACGTATGTTATTAATGGGATTAAAGCGTTTTACTAAATATGCGAATTATCCAGATATTGTAGATTTACGTAATGAAATCGCAGAAAAAGTAAAAGCAGAAAATAAATACTGCTTCTAA
- a CDS encoding ABC transporter ATP-binding protein: MKNLLEVNNVVKNYGDFRALNDVSIHIPKGCVFGLLGPNGAGKTSLIRIVNQITMPDAGSIILDGEALAPHHTAQIGYLPEERGLYKSMKVGEQALYLAQLKGLSKSEAKKRLKYWFDKFDISAWWNKKIEELSKGMAQKVQFIVTVMHNPKLLIFDEPFSGFDPINAQLIAKEILQLRDEGATIIFSTHRMESVEEMCDEIALIDKSNKILDGKLVDIKREFRTHTFQVGLNTANPKEVEAKLKENFEVFPADFKLLGNELTLNVKLNQNNSANDLLSFLTSRGEVQHFVELIPSANDIFIQAINKNK; this comes from the coding sequence ATGAAAAATTTATTAGAAGTTAATAATGTTGTAAAAAATTATGGAGATTTTAGAGCATTAAATGATGTTTCCATTCATATTCCTAAAGGATGTGTTTTTGGCTTATTAGGACCAAATGGCGCAGGAAAAACATCATTAATTAGAATTGTAAATCAAATAACAATGCCAGATGCTGGATCTATTATTTTAGATGGAGAAGCTTTGGCGCCACATCATACTGCACAAATAGGTTATTTGCCAGAAGAAAGAGGTTTGTATAAATCTATGAAAGTTGGTGAACAAGCATTGTATTTAGCACAACTAAAAGGTTTGTCTAAATCTGAAGCTAAAAAACGCTTAAAATATTGGTTCGATAAGTTTGATATTTCTGCATGGTGGAATAAGAAAATCGAAGAATTATCAAAAGGAATGGCGCAAAAAGTACAGTTTATTGTTACGGTTATGCACAATCCTAAATTATTAATTTTTGATGAACCTTTTTCTGGTTTCGACCCAATAAACGCACAATTAATAGCAAAAGAAATTTTACAATTAAGAGATGAAGGCGCAACCATTATTTTCTCGACACATAGAATGGAATCTGTAGAAGAAATGTGTGATGAAATTGCTTTGATAGATAAATCGAATAAAATTTTAGATGGAAAGTTAGTTGACATTAAACGAGAGTTTAGAACACATACTTTTCAAGTTGGTTTAAATACAGCTAACCCAAAAGAAGTGGAGGCTAAATTAAAAGAGAATTTTGAGGTTTTTCCTGCTGATTTTAAGTTATTAGGAAACGAGTTGACTTTAAATGTTAAATTGAATCAGAATAATTCTGCAAACGACTTATTATCATTTCTAACAAGTAGAGGAGAAGTACAGCATTTTGTAGAGTTAATACCAAGTGCAAATGACATTTTTATTCAAGCAATAAATAAAAATAAGTAA
- a CDS encoding acetyl-CoA C-acyltransferase, protein MKTVYIVQGYRTAVAKSKRGAFRFKRADELAAETIQHLMKNLPEFDKKRIDDVIVGNAMPEGSQGLNMARLISLMGLEIVDVPGVTVNRFCSSGIETIAMAVAKIQSGMADCIIAGGAESMSSVPMTGFKPELNYDTVADGHADYYWGMGNTAEAVAEKYNVSRKDQDEFALNSHLKALKAQAEDRFQDQIVPIEVEETFVDANGKKATRKYTVSKDEGPRKGSNIAGLERLRPVFATNGSVTAGNSSQTSDGAAFVMVMSEDMVKELNIKPIARLVSYAAAGVEPRIMGIGPVAAIPKALKQAGLKQEDISLIELNEAFASQSLAVIRELGLDADIINVNGGAIALGHPLGCTGAKLSVQLFDEMRKRNMQGKYGMVTMCVGTGQGAAGIFEFLN, encoded by the coding sequence ATGAAAACAGTATATATAGTACAAGGATATAGAACAGCAGTAGCAAAATCTAAAAGAGGTGCATTCCGTTTTAAAAGAGCTGATGAATTAGCTGCAGAAACTATTCAACATTTAATGAAAAATTTACCAGAATTCGATAAAAAACGAATTGACGATGTAATTGTTGGTAATGCAATGCCAGAAGGTTCTCAAGGACTAAACATGGCACGTTTAATCTCTTTAATGGGATTAGAAATTGTTGATGTTCCTGGTGTAACCGTAAATCGTTTTTGTTCTTCAGGAATAGAAACTATTGCAATGGCAGTTGCTAAAATTCAATCTGGAATGGCAGATTGTATTATTGCAGGTGGCGCAGAAAGCATGAGTTCTGTACCAATGACAGGTTTTAAACCAGAGTTAAACTACGATACAGTTGCAGATGGTCACGCAGATTATTATTGGGGAATGGGAAACACAGCAGAAGCTGTTGCAGAGAAATACAATGTTTCTCGTAAAGACCAAGATGAGTTTGCTTTAAATTCTCATTTAAAAGCATTAAAAGCACAAGCTGAAGACCGTTTTCAAGATCAAATTGTACCTATAGAAGTTGAAGAAACTTTTGTAGATGCAAATGGAAAAAAAGCAACAAGAAAATATACAGTAAGCAAAGATGAAGGACCAAGAAAAGGATCTAACATTGCTGGCCTAGAACGTTTACGCCCAGTTTTTGCAACGAACGGAAGTGTTACTGCAGGTAATTCATCTCAAACAAGTGATGGTGCTGCTTTTGTTATGGTGATGAGTGAAGACATGGTAAAGGAATTAAACATCAAACCAATTGCAAGATTGGTAAGTTACGCTGCAGCTGGTGTAGAGCCAAGAATTATGGGAATTGGACCCGTTGCTGCAATTCCAAAAGCATTAAAACAAGCAGGATTAAAACAAGAAGACATTAGCTTAATTGAATTGAACGAAGCTTTTGCTTCTCAATCTTTAGCTGTAATTCGTGAATTAGGATTAGATGCAGACATCATTAACGTAAATGGTGGTGCAATTGCATTAGGACATCCATTAGGTTGTACAGGAGCAAAATTATCTGTTCAATTATTCGACGAAATGCGTAAGAGAAATATGCAAGGAAAATACGGAATGGTAACAATGTGTGTGGGAACTGGACAAGGTGCTGCAGGTATTTTCGAGTTCCTTAATTAA
- a CDS encoding septum formation inhibitor Maf has protein sequence MKLSLKIALPIFATTLLFVFCNNMEPKKTTTKSVEVAQKHSKFNNYWYQGKAEITSYKLSQNRYGEIHEGTAVNIFVTEDFLPEKQVKADNRNDKNIPILKLNSTKKYVTGIYPYSLMTSTFSPINTNENAIKITFSAQEWCGNTFVQLNNREQFKIDFHSYFESNADRKLSLEKNILENELWNVLRINPKNLPIGKFDIIPSFEFLALNHQKIKAYKAETSLDEKEGFIVYSINYLELERTLTIKATKEFPFIIESWEETSKRRGKTLTTKAEKIKTIQSAYWSKNGVADTQERKKLGL, from the coding sequence ATGAAACTTTCACTAAAAATAGCACTTCCAATTTTTGCAACCACATTATTATTCGTTTTTTGTAATAATATGGAACCTAAAAAAACGACTACAAAATCTGTAGAAGTTGCTCAAAAGCATTCAAAATTTAACAACTATTGGTATCAAGGAAAAGCAGAAATAACTTCTTATAAATTATCGCAAAATAGGTATGGAGAAATCCATGAAGGAACAGCTGTAAACATTTTTGTTACGGAAGATTTTCTGCCTGAAAAACAAGTGAAAGCAGATAATAGAAATGATAAAAATATACCAATTCTAAAACTGAATAGCACTAAAAAATATGTAACAGGAATTTATCCATATTCTTTAATGACAAGTACCTTCTCTCCTATCAACACAAACGAAAATGCGATTAAAATTACTTTTTCTGCACAAGAATGGTGTGGAAATACTTTTGTTCAATTGAATAACAGAGAACAATTTAAAATTGATTTTCACTCGTATTTCGAAAGTAATGCTGATAGAAAATTGTCTCTGGAAAAAAATATTTTAGAAAATGAATTGTGGAATGTTTTACGAATAAATCCGAAGAATTTACCCATTGGAAAATTTGATATAATTCCCTCTTTTGAGTTTTTAGCTTTGAATCATCAAAAAATAAAAGCCTATAAAGCCGAAACTTCTTTAGATGAAAAAGAAGGTTTTATTGTGTATTCAATTAATTATCTTGAATTAGAAAGAACCTTAACTATAAAAGCTACTAAAGAATTTCCATTTATTATTGAAAGTTGGGAAGAAACTTCAAAAAGAAGAGGAAAAACGTTAACGACCAAAGCTGAAAAGATAAAGACAATACAATCTGCTTATTGGAGTAAAAATGGAGTTGCAGATACCCAAGAAAGAAAAAAATTAGGTTTATAA
- a CDS encoding 3-hydroxyacyl-CoA dehydrogenase/enoyl-CoA hydratase family protein, producing MTRRIKKVAIIGSGIMGSGIACHFANIGVEVLLLDIVPRELNDKEKAKGLTLEDKVVRNRLVNDALSASLNSKPSPIYSKKFADRITTGNLEDDIAKVADVDWIMEVVVERLDIKKIVFEKLEKHRTPGTLITSNTSGIPIKFMNEGRSEDFQKHFAVTHFFNPPRYLKLFEVVPGPNCKQEVTDFLMEYGDKFLGKTSVLAKDTPAFIGNRIGIFGIMSLFHVVKDMGLTIEEVDKLTGPVIGRPKSATFRTIDVVGLDTLVHTANGVKDNCPNDEMKDQFVIPDFVNHMMENKMLGSKTKQGFYKMTKDANGKRNILSLDLNTLEYREKKSAKFATLELTKTIDNVTDRFKVLVAGKDKAGEFYRKSFGAMFAYVQNRIPEISDELYRIDDGLRAGFGWEHGPFQIWDAVGIAKGVEIMKAEGHEVATWVTEMLASGNESFYTVKEGATHYYDIPSKKQTKKPGQDSFIILDNIRKSSEVWKNSGAVIEDLGDGILNLEFQSKMNTIGGDVLAAVNKAIDLAEKNYQGLVVGNQAANFSVGANIGMIFMMAAEQEYDELNMAIKYFQDTMMRMRYSAIPTISAPHGMALGGGCEISLHADKVVAAAETYMGLVEFGVGVIPGGGGSKEMALRASDTFRKGDVQLNVLQENFLTIGTAKVATSAYEAFDLGLLQHGKDVVVVNKDRQIAEAKKHAILMAEAGYTQPVSRKDVLVLGKQALGAFMVATDSMQASRFISEHDQKIANKLAYVMAGGDLSEPTKVSEQYLLDLEREAFLSLCTERKTLERIQHMLKTGKPLRN from the coding sequence ATGACTAGAAGAATTAAAAAAGTAGCAATTATTGGTTCCGGTATTATGGGATCTGGTATTGCATGTCACTTTGCAAACATTGGCGTAGAAGTTCTTTTGTTGGACATCGTTCCAAGAGAATTAAACGACAAAGAAAAAGCAAAAGGATTAACGTTAGAAGACAAAGTTGTTCGTAATCGTTTAGTAAACGATGCATTATCAGCTTCATTAAATTCAAAACCTTCACCTATTTATAGTAAGAAATTCGCAGACAGAATTACCACTGGTAATTTAGAAGACGATATTGCTAAAGTAGCAGATGTAGATTGGATTATGGAAGTTGTTGTGGAAAGACTAGATATCAAAAAAATAGTTTTTGAAAAACTAGAAAAACACAGAACTCCAGGAACGTTAATTACTTCTAACACTTCTGGTATTCCTATCAAGTTTATGAATGAAGGAAGAAGTGAAGATTTCCAAAAGCATTTTGCGGTAACTCACTTTTTTAATCCTCCAAGATATTTAAAGTTATTTGAGGTTGTTCCAGGACCAAACTGTAAACAAGAAGTTACAGATTTCTTAATGGAATATGGAGATAAATTTTTAGGTAAAACTTCTGTTTTAGCTAAAGATACTCCTGCATTTATTGGAAATAGAATTGGAATCTTCGGAATTATGAGTTTATTTCACGTTGTAAAAGACATGGGGTTAACTATTGAAGAAGTAGATAAATTGACGGGTCCAGTTATTGGAAGACCAAAATCTGCAACATTTAGAACAATTGATGTAGTTGGTTTAGACACTTTGGTTCACACAGCAAATGGTGTAAAAGACAATTGCCCTAATGATGAAATGAAAGATCAATTTGTAATTCCTGATTTTGTAAACCACATGATGGAAAACAAAATGTTAGGAAGTAAAACCAAACAAGGTTTTTACAAAATGACCAAAGATGCTAATGGAAAAAGAAACATTTTATCATTAGACTTAAATACTTTAGAATATAGAGAAAAGAAATCTGCAAAATTTGCAACTTTAGAATTAACGAAAACGATTGATAATGTAACTGATAGATTTAAAGTTTTAGTTGCTGGAAAAGACAAAGCTGGAGAATTTTACAGAAAATCTTTCGGAGCAATGTTTGCCTATGTTCAAAATAGAATTCCAGAAATTTCTGACGAATTATATAGAATTGATGATGGTTTAAGAGCTGGATTTGGTTGGGAACATGGTCCTTTTCAAATTTGGGATGCAGTTGGTATTGCCAAAGGTGTTGAGATTATGAAAGCGGAAGGACATGAAGTTGCAACTTGGGTTACAGAAATGTTAGCAAGTGGTAACGAATCTTTCTATACAGTAAAAGAAGGAGCAACTCATTATTATGATATTCCTTCGAAAAAACAAACTAAAAAACCAGGTCAAGATTCATTTATCATTTTAGATAATATTAGAAAATCTAGCGAAGTTTGGAAAAACTCTGGTGCAGTAATTGAAGATTTAGGTGATGGAATTTTAAATTTAGAATTCCAATCTAAAATGAATACAATTGGTGGTGATGTTTTAGCAGCAGTTAATAAAGCAATTGATTTAGCTGAAAAAAATTACCAAGGTTTAGTTGTAGGAAATCAAGCAGCAAACTTTTCTGTTGGAGCAAATATCGGAATGATATTTATGATGGCAGCAGAACAAGAATATGATGAGCTAAACATGGCTATTAAATATTTCCAAGATACAATGATGCGCATGCGTTATTCTGCAATTCCAACTATTTCTGCTCCTCATGGAATGGCTTTAGGTGGTGGATGTGAAATTTCTTTACATGCAGATAAAGTAGTTGCAGCAGCAGAAACTTATATGGGATTAGTAGAATTTGGAGTAGGTGTTATTCCAGGTGGTGGTGGTTCTAAAGAAATGGCTCTACGTGCATCAGACACTTTTAGAAAAGGAGATGTTCAGTTAAATGTTTTACAAGAAAATTTCTTAACTATCGGTACTGCAAAAGTAGCAACTTCTGCTTACGAAGCTTTCGATTTAGGTTTACTTCAACATGGAAAAGATGTTGTTGTCGTAAATAAAGATAGACAAATTGCTGAAGCAAAAAAACACGCTATTTTAATGGCTGAAGCTGGTTATACACAGCCTGTTTCACGTAAAGACGTGTTAGTTTTAGGTAAACAAGCTTTGGGTGCTTTTATGGTAGCTACAGATTCTATGCAAGCAAGTAGATTTATTTCTGAACACGATCAGAAAATTGCAAACAAATTAGCCTATGTAATGGCTGGTGGAGATTTATCAGAACCAACAAAAGTTTCTGAACAGTATTTATTAGACTTAGAACGTGAAGCGTTTTTAAGTTTATGTACAGAACGTAAAACGTTAGAGCGTATTCAACACATGTTAAAAACTGGGAAACCGTTACGTAATTAG
- a CDS encoding MarR family winged helix-turn-helix transcriptional regulator, with protein MNKHKSIDHQLRATWQAVAKLYNEQAANHNSTMATAFVLLNIDKENGTPSTALGPLMGMEPTSLSRILKNMEDKGAICREKNPEDGRSVIIKLTDYGKEMRAVSKGHVIQFNETVAKNVSEKDLEGFFNVTSTINKLIADKDIYSEVSNKAV; from the coding sequence ATGAATAAGCATAAATCCATAGATCATCAATTAAGAGCAACTTGGCAAGCAGTTGCAAAGCTGTATAATGAACAGGCAGCAAATCATAACAGTACAATGGCAACAGCTTTTGTGCTATTAAATATTGATAAAGAAAACGGAACTCCTTCTACAGCTTTAGGTCCTTTAATGGGGATGGAACCAACAAGTCTTTCTAGAATTTTAAAAAATATGGAAGATAAAGGTGCTATTTGCAGAGAGAAAAATCCTGAAGATGGAAGAAGTGTTATCATAAAATTGACAGATTATGGTAAAGAAATGCGTGCAGTTTCTAAAGGGCATGTAATTCAGTTTAATGAAACTGTTGCAAAAAATGTGTCAGAAAAAGATTTGGAAGGTTTCTTTAATGTAACCTCAACTATAAATAAATTAATCGCTGACAAAGATATTTATTCAGAAGTTAGTAATAAAGCAGTATAA